A region of the Arenibacter antarcticus genome:
GTGAGTTTAAATACCGTAGAGGAAAGGATACCGAGGATATTAGAGCCAAAGTACAGGCTGGTTTAAGTGGTATTTATCCCGGTGTGGCTATATCAGTGGAAAAAGACGCCAATGGGCCACCTGCAGGATATCCTATCAATATAGAATTGGAAGGTAAGGATTATGACGAGCTTATCAATACTGCCGAAAATATCAGAAACTTTATCAATACTAAAAGTATTGCCGGGATTGAAGAAATAAAGATCGATGTTAACAAAAGCAAGCCCTCCATGCAAGTTATCGTGGACCGAAAAAAAGCAGGGGGACTTGGCGTATCGGTGGGACAGGTAGGAAACCAATTGCGAAGATCATTATTTGGCGAAAAAGCTGGGATCTACAAGGAAGATGGCGATGATTATGACATAAACATACGGTTCAATGAAGACCTACGCTACAATAGAAGTGCCCTTTTCAATCAAAATATTATTTTTAGGGACCAAGCAAGTGGAAAGATCAAGGAAATTCCCATATCTGCAGTAGCGACAGAAAAAAACACTTCCTCCTTCAGTGCCATTAAGCACAGGGATGGCAAACGTGTAGTTACCGTATATTCTGGCCTACAACCCGGGTTTACCGATGCCGCAGCGATAGTGGCCGAAATTCAGAAAGAAATGGAAGAGTTTAAGAAGCTGCCAGCGGGAATAAAAATTGATTATACGGGACAGATTGAGGAACAAAATAAACAGATGCAATTCTTGGTTGGCGCCTTCTTTACAGGTTTGGGCTTAATTATGTTGATATTGATCTTTCAGTTCGGGGGTATTTCCAAACCTTTGATTATTATGATTGCCATATTCCTGAGCTTTATCGGCGTTTTTGGGGGAATTATGATTACCGGTTGGTCTTTTGTGATCATGATGACTATGATGGGTATTATTTCCTTGGCGGGAATAGTAGTGAACAACGGAGTAGTCCTATTAGATTACACCCAAATATTGATCGATCGAAAGATGGTGAGACTCAATATGGACGATTCAGATCTTCTAACTAGGGAACAAGTAACAGAAACTATTATACAAGGAGGAAAAGCAAGGTTACGTCCCGTTATCCTAACGGCCATTACTACGGTATTGGGTCTAATTCCTTTGGCAATCGGTCTAAACATTGATTTTTTCGCACTATTTACGGAATTCAACCCCCATATTTATGTGGGAGGAGATAATGTGGTATTCTGGGGACCCCTGGCATGGACCGTTATATTTGGTCTTATCGTTGCCACCTTTCTTACCTTGGTCATTGTTCCAGTGCTGTTCAATATCACCTATAGAATAAAAATAGCAATAAAGGGAACCAAGGGAAATACCGAAAGTGATCCCAACTCAGTTGTGGTATCCCAATAAAACAAAATAAAGCGACCAATATAATGGTCGCTTTATTTTTATAAGGACATCATCCTAACAGCCAAAGAAATAAGAATCAATAAATAAATTCAGCCCAATTATTTTTAGCCGTTAACAGCATATCTTCTTACATTTGCGTTCTTATAGATCAAGAATAAAATGTATAGAAGTCATAACTGTGGTGAATTACGGGAAACCAACCAAAATTCAGAGGTTACCCTGTCTGGATGGGTACAAACCGTGAGAGATAAAGGATTTGTAATTTGGACCGATTTAAGGGATAGGTACGGAATTACCCAATTAATTTTTGATGAGGAACGTTCCTCCAAAGAGATAATGGACACTGCAAGGTCTCTAGGACGGGAGTTTGTAGTTCAAGTAAAAGGCACGGTCTTGGAGCGTACTTCCAAAAATCCAAATATCCCTACCGGGAATGTGGAGGTCTTGGTCTCCGAAATAAAAATTCTAAACAAATCTCTTGTACCTCCCTTTACCATAGAAGATCAGACCGACGGAGGTGAGGACATCAGGATGAAATACCGCTATTTGGATATTCGTAGAAATCCAGTAAAGAACAATCTTATTTTTAGACATAAGGTTGCTATGGAGGTAAGGAAATACCTTTCCGATCAAGACTTTATTGAAGTAGAAACCCCGTATTTAATAAAATCCACGCCCGAAGGGGCAAGGGATTTTGTGGTTCCCAGTCGAATGAACGAAGGCCAGTTTTACGCCTTACCACAATCGCCACAAACCTTCAAACAATTACTGATGGTCGGAGGAATGGACAAATACTTCCAGATCGTTAAATGTTTTAGGGACGAAGATCTTCGGGCCGATAGGCAACCCGAATTCACCCAAATAGACTGCGAAATGGCCTTTGTGGAACAAGAAGACATCTTAAATGTTTTTGAGGGTCTTACCAGACATCTATTGCAGGAAATAAAAGGAGTTAGCGTAGACAAATTCCCCAGGATGACCTACGATGATGCGATGAAGAAATATGGCAATGACAAACCAGATATCCGTTTTGGAATGGAATTTGGCGAGCTTAATGCCGTTGCGCAACACAAAGAGTTCGGGATTTTTAACGATGCCGAATTAGTAGTGGGAATTGCCATTCCAGGCGCGGCTTCCTATACCAGAAAAGAAATTGATGCCCTTGTAGATTGGGTACGCCGTCCACAGGTTGGTGCCAAGGGAATGGTATATGCCAAATACAACGAGGACGGATCGTTTAAATCCTCCGTCGATAAATTCTTTGATCAGGACGATCTTGGAAAATGGGCTGAAGTTACGGGTGCAGAACCAGGTGATCTTATCTGCGTACTCTCTGGGGACGCCAACAAGGCTAGAACACAATTGAGTGCCTTGAGAATGGAAATAGCAGAACGATTGGGACTTCGTAAAAAAGAGGAATTCGCCCCGTTATGGGTCATAGATTTCCCATTGTTGGAATTGGATGAGGAAACCGGGCATTACCACGCAATGCACCATCCATTTACCTCTCCAAAACCAGGACAATTATCACTTTTAGATACCGATCCAGGAGCCGTAAAGGCCAATGCATACGATTTGGTATTGAACGGTAATGAAATTGGTGGAGGATCTATTCGTATACACGATAAGCAGATGCAGGCCACCATGTTTAAACATCTTGGATTTACCCCAGAAGAAGCTAAGGCGCAATTTGGGTTTTTAATGGACGCTTTTCAGTACGGAGCTCCCCCACACGGAGGATTGGCTTTTGGACTGGATAGATTGGTAGCCATTTTAGGGGGACAGGAAACGATTAGAGATTTTATTGCTTTTCCAAAAAATAACAGCGGAAGGGATGTGATGATCGATGCCCCTGCGGCAATAGACCAAAAACAGTTGAAGGAGTTGGGCTTGAAGTTGGATCTATGAGGTGTCTTTTGGTAGGAGGTCTCTAAACAAAGCCTAAATTTAGTAGTAGCAATGAACGGGAAGAAAATAGTCAAAATGTCGATCCGAATAAATGGCCCTATTTAATTTTTACCTTTCTGATTGGGGAAGCATATTTCACAACGACATTTAGTGTCTCAAATCAATATTCTGCCGTGGTTTAGCACCGGATCCGGTAGGGGCGACTTCCTGTAAAAGTATATTTTATAGTTCTTACTGTAAATTTACCTCAGTTTCCGTCTAGGATGTTTAAAGAAATCAAGCCTTAATGTTATACAAGATTAAAAAACTGGTCGTTAGCTTTTTGCAGTTTAAAAAAGCATTTGTCAAATATCCTTTTAGAAAATTCAATGTTATAGAAATTCTCTTATTTTGGATCAATGAACGATTAACGCGCTCCCAATTTCTTATTCTTTCGGGAATCCTTGTAGGATTAAGTGCAGGATTGGCCGGAGTACTTTTAAAGATCCTCGTCCATCACATACAATCCTTTATTAATAACGATGTGCCCTTTAAAGAACGGATGTTCGTTTATGCCATCTTCCCCTTAGTAGGGATTATACTTACCTCTTTAATCGTTAAGTATTTATTCAAATCCAATGAAGAGAAAGAGCTTTCCTTTGTCTTAAAGGACATATCCCAAAATGGCAGCAAGGTAAAACCGAATAAAATGTATTCGCAGATAATACAAAGCGCCATAACCGTGGGATTTGGAGGCTCGGTCGGGCTAGAAACACCCATTGCTGTAACAGGCTCGGCTATCGGATCAAACTATGCGCAACGCTATCGTTTAGGCTTTAAGGAACGCACCTTGTTGCTTGCATCAGGTGCCGCTGCAGGAATTGCAGCAGCCTTCGACGCTCCCATAGCTGGTGTGATGTTTGCTTTTGAAATTTTGTTGACAGGTTTAGTATTCACCGATTTTATTCCACTTGTTATCGCCGCCATATGTGGTAGTTTGCTCTCAATGATTATCTTGGACGAAGACGTATTATTCAATTTTCAGGCGAGAGAAATCTTTAATTATGGCAATGTCCCCTACTATGTTGCTCTAGGAGTGTTAACCGGTTTTTATGCACGTTACTTTCTCTTGGTCGGAAAGAAAGTGCATCATTTTTTTGAACGCTTCAAACATCGGGTCCTTTTGAGAGCCCTTATCGGAGGCACAATACTTTCTCTCTTATGTGTTGCATTTCCTCCACTTTTTGGAGAGGGTTATATGAATATCCGCATACTCCATCAAGGAAATGTTGAAAACTTAGTACATGAGAGCTTGTTCCGCTATTTTGGGGACTCAGAGCTGATCATCCTCGCATTTTTAGCGTTTACACTTCTTTTGAAAGCATTTGCTACCAGCATCACCCTCAGCGCCGGCGGAAATGGGGGAAACTTCGCCCCTTCTCTGGTGGCAGGCGGATTGCTCGGTTATTTATTCGGATTTACATTGGAGATGATGGGCATGCCCAATGTACCTACCACCAACCTAATGCTTGTAGGGATGGCTGGGGTTATGTCCGGAGCAATGTATGCACCGTTGACCGGTATTTTCCTTATTGCCGAGACCAGTAGTGGATACGACTTATTTATACCTTTGATGATCGTAGCTGTTATAGCTTATGCAATAAATCGGTACTTCTCTCCAATTAATCCAGTATATAAAACCCTAGCAGAAAAGGGAGAGATATTCACGACCAGACAGGATCAAAACATCCTATCACATATCCGGCTTCAAGATTGCCTGAATAGGGCATCCTTAAAAATAAGTACGTTGGACGAAATAGAGAATGTCCTAAGTAAGTTTAGAAACAGCGATCAAAATACAATAGCCGTCGTTGATGGTAATAATCAATTTTGGGGAATTTTGAACCGGGAACAATTGAGACCTTACCTTCTTGGTAAAAAATCAACCAAGGAAACCAGTGTTAGTAAACTTGCGATAAACCCATCGTTCATAGTATCTTCTGCAGATTCTGTAATGAAGGTAATAAAAATGTTTGATGAAGCCGATGTTTGGCAACTCCCTGTCCTGGATAACGAACGAAAATTCCATGGCTTTGTGAGTCGCTCTATGATACTGAACAATTACCGAAAGCTTTTAAAAAACTACTCGGAATAACTATAAATTTATCATAACTTAGTGTAAATAATTTATTTTTATTACTCACAGAATACCGCTTACTTTTTTAAGGCACAACTTTTCGTTAATTCACCTATTAGAATCCAACATTGCCATTGTCCCAACAACTATCCACAATGTACATCTATTCTTAATACTCTTTTTTAAACTTGCACTCCAATTATAACGAGAACAGCAGATTTTTTCAATATATTTAGTTACTAATTCAACATTTCGTTATCAAAAAGAAAAAGATTCTTGCCCGGTTTTTTCGCTTGAGGTACAAATACACTTCCCAAAAGAATTTTGTGCTTATTTTAAGTGCGGTTGTTGGATTATTAGCCGGGTTGGCCTCAGTAACCATTAAGAATCTAACCTACAGCGTAGCTTCTATCTTAGAAGAGGGGATTATTTTCTCCGAGAATCAACTTTATTTTATTTTGCCCTTTGTAGGCCTGCTACTGGTTTACCTATCAAAAAAAGTACTTCTACGTAATGGCCTACGCCCTCCGATACCCTCCTTTATAAAAAGGGCCATTCCCTCCTTGCTATATTCTTTGCTCAGACAAAACGGAATCCTCTCCTATAAGCTTATTTACCACCCTTTAATCATGGCTCCCTTAACCGTAGGTTTTGGGGGATCTGTAGGATTGTTAGGTCCAGCTATAACCTCAGGCTCGGCCATTAGCTCCAATTTGGGTCGCTTGCTCAATGTAGACAGCAAGACGCGAACCCTGCTCATAGCGTGTGCCACCTCGGGCGCTGTGGCCTCCATGTTCAAAACCCCTATTGCTGCCGTAGTATTGGCCATAGAACTCTTTAGTCTAGACCTTACTTTTGTCTCCTTATTGCCCCTATTGACGGCGTCTATTTCTTCTGTGCTTACCTCCTACTTTTTTCTAGGGGACGAAACAATTTTCAGCTTCGACATCGTGGATAAATTTGTTATAAACGATGCTGCTCCTTATATTCTCCTTGGATTGGGTACGGGCATAGGATCTATATACTTTACGAAAATTTATTTTGCTGTTTACTCTTTTTTTGATCGATTTAAAACACCCTTCCTTAAAGTCTTGGTAGGCGGACTTACCATTGGGGTGATGTTGTATTTTATCCCACCACTATATGGGGAGGGACTAAGTTTTACCAAAGATTTGTTCGAGGGGAACCACTTACAAGCCTTGGGCGAAACCCCATTTGATGATTTTATTGATAATATCTGGGTGGTAATCGCCCTTCTAATCGGCTTCACCATTTTCAAAACTATTGCAATGACGGTTACTTTTGCCGCCGGAGGTGTAGGTGGAGTCATTATCCCTACTATGGTGATGGGAAGCGCACTTGGCAATGTTGTGGCTAAGATTATCAACAATTTAGGACTGGGAATAGAGGTCTCAGAAGCCAACTTTACTTTGGTAGGCATGGCTGGGTTGATTACTGGTGTAATTCACGCTCCATTAACGGCCATATTCCTAATTGCGGAAATTACTGGGGGCTATGAGCTTTTTATACCATTGATGATTACCGTTGCTATTTCCTATCTTATCACCAAAGGATCTTTAGAACACACCATTTACACCCGTGAATTGGCGGAAAGGGGCGATTTACTCACCCATGACAAGGATCAAAATGTACTTACGACAATGACCTTAGAAAGTGTTATAGAAAAGAATTTTAAAACGGTCCATCCCGATATGACACTGGGAAGCATGCTACATAACTGTGTCTCCAAATCTACCCGAAATCTCTTTCCAGTTATAGATGACAATGATATTTTAGTGGGTATTGTACTCTTGGACGATATTCGAAAATTTATGTTCGATACCACCTTGTACGAGACCATGAAGGTTGAAAATTTCATGCACAATCCGCCCGAACACATCTTTTTTGAAAAGGACAATATGAAAACAGTAATGCAGAAATTCCAGGATACCGCGGCTTGGAACCTGCCCGTAATAAAAAATGGAAAATACATCGGATTTGTTTCCAAATCGAAACTCCTGACCGCCTACCGCAGAAAATTGATTAATTTTACCAGGTAATTACCCCATATCATGAAATATTTTATTTTCCTAGTTCTCATTGCATCGGTGTCCTCTATTCTTTACGGATTTTCTATACAGGAAACAGACCTGGTCTTGGCCAATAAATGTATCGGTTTTGGCACCGTGGGCATTTTTTTAATCGCCATGCCACTATTCCTGTTCAAGGTCAGTAAGGGTAAAAAAATGAAAGATTATATGTTGAACGAGGAAAATATAAGAAAAATGCAAGGAAAGGATAAAAAATCTGGGGACAAGAAGTAATCACAACTCTTATTATTCCCAATTTTTTTAATTGATATTCAAAAAACAATTAGACTACCATTTTTCTATGCAAATCGATTCTTTTGATGTATAGAAATTTCCGTAAATAGTCATCGTTTTAAACGCAATATAAATCCATCTGCACCACTGCCATTGGTTATAATGTTTTGATTTAGCACCATTTGATTATTCGTTAAAGTAAGCCCCCCAAACTCTTGGGAATTCACTTCCAAAAATAAATTTTTCTTTGCAATTATCACGGAATACGAGTAATCCCCTGTAGGCAGTCCTTTGTAGAGTGCATCTGAATTGGACATATTTTCTATTATTAAAGTACCACTATCCGTATGAAAGTTCCAGACAATGCTACCTGGCTCAAAATCCTCATCTATTCCAGCAAATCCTCCGCTAATATGTAACAACTCCCATTTCCCCTCCATAAATTCAAAGGTGGACTCTTCTTTTTCCCTACTACATCCCTTTAAACTACCTACTAAAATAATAAGGAGAAGAATTTTAATACGACTAAATTTTCCCATAGTTACCATTATTAAATAAAGTAGCTGCCCACATCACCTATAATTCAATAGATGTAGTATCAAAAAAATGGTTGCGTACCCTTAGGATTATGCGCCTTGTACTTCAATTCAGATTTCTCTTTTGAATAAAAAATCTTTTTAGAATTTCCGAGGCTTCCGCTTCCAAAACTCCTCCTACCACTTCCGTCTTGGGGTGCAATTGTGAGCTCATTGCAATAAACCCTCTTTCCATGTCCCTTGCGCCATAAACTATTTTGGAAATCTGACTCCAATACAATGCTCCTGCACACATCTGACAGGGCTCTAGGGTTACATATAAAGTACAATTCTGAAGATATTTCCCTCCCAAAAAGTTAGATGCCGCCGTAATGGCTTGCATCTCGGCATGAGCAGTCACATCAATAAGCTGTTCGGTTAAATTATGTCCCCTAGCAATGATCCTATTCTCCACAACCACTATGGCCCCCACAGGAACTTCCCCTTTCTCAAAGGCAGCCTCTGCCTCTTGAAAGGCTTTTTTCATAAAATAGACATCGTCAAACGGATTGATCATGGTACAGCTTTTATGCAACAATAATAATCAA
Encoded here:
- a CDS encoding chloride channel protein, whose protein sequence is MLYKIKKLVVSFLQFKKAFVKYPFRKFNVIEILLFWINERLTRSQFLILSGILVGLSAGLAGVLLKILVHHIQSFINNDVPFKERMFVYAIFPLVGIILTSLIVKYLFKSNEEKELSFVLKDISQNGSKVKPNKMYSQIIQSAITVGFGGSVGLETPIAVTGSAIGSNYAQRYRLGFKERTLLLASGAAAGIAAAFDAPIAGVMFAFEILLTGLVFTDFIPLVIAAICGSLLSMIILDEDVLFNFQAREIFNYGNVPYYVALGVLTGFYARYFLLVGKKVHHFFERFKHRVLLRALIGGTILSLLCVAFPPLFGEGYMNIRILHQGNVENLVHESLFRYFGDSELIILAFLAFTLLLKAFATSITLSAGGNGGNFAPSLVAGGLLGYLFGFTLEMMGMPNVPTTNLMLVGMAGVMSGAMYAPLTGIFLIAETSSGYDLFIPLMIVAVIAYAINRYFSPINPVYKTLAEKGEIFTTRQDQNILSHIRLQDCLNRASLKISTLDEIENVLSKFRNSDQNTIAVVDGNNQFWGILNREQLRPYLLGKKSTKETSVSKLAINPSFIVSSADSVMKVIKMFDEADVWQLPVLDNERKFHGFVSRSMILNNYRKLLKNYSE
- a CDS encoding chloride channel protein, with the protein product MKKKKILARFFRLRYKYTSQKNFVLILSAVVGLLAGLASVTIKNLTYSVASILEEGIIFSENQLYFILPFVGLLLVYLSKKVLLRNGLRPPIPSFIKRAIPSLLYSLLRQNGILSYKLIYHPLIMAPLTVGFGGSVGLLGPAITSGSAISSNLGRLLNVDSKTRTLLIACATSGAVASMFKTPIAAVVLAIELFSLDLTFVSLLPLLTASISSVLTSYFFLGDETIFSFDIVDKFVINDAAPYILLGLGTGIGSIYFTKIYFAVYSFFDRFKTPFLKVLVGGLTIGVMLYFIPPLYGEGLSFTKDLFEGNHLQALGETPFDDFIDNIWVVIALLIGFTIFKTIAMTVTFAAGGVGGVIIPTMVMGSALGNVVAKIINNLGLGIEVSEANFTLVGMAGLITGVIHAPLTAIFLIAEITGGYELFIPLMITVAISYLITKGSLEHTIYTRELAERGDLLTHDKDQNVLTTMTLESVIEKNFKTVHPDMTLGSMLHNCVSKSTRNLFPVIDDNDILVGIVLLDDIRKFMFDTTLYETMKVENFMHNPPEHIFFEKDNMKTVMQKFQDTAAWNLPVIKNGKYIGFVSKSKLLTAYRRKLINFTR
- the aspS gene encoding aspartate--tRNA ligase, translating into MYRSHNCGELRETNQNSEVTLSGWVQTVRDKGFVIWTDLRDRYGITQLIFDEERSSKEIMDTARSLGREFVVQVKGTVLERTSKNPNIPTGNVEVLVSEIKILNKSLVPPFTIEDQTDGGEDIRMKYRYLDIRRNPVKNNLIFRHKVAMEVRKYLSDQDFIEVETPYLIKSTPEGARDFVVPSRMNEGQFYALPQSPQTFKQLLMVGGMDKYFQIVKCFRDEDLRADRQPEFTQIDCEMAFVEQEDILNVFEGLTRHLLQEIKGVSVDKFPRMTYDDAMKKYGNDKPDIRFGMEFGELNAVAQHKEFGIFNDAELVVGIAIPGAASYTRKEIDALVDWVRRPQVGAKGMVYAKYNEDGSFKSSVDKFFDQDDLGKWAEVTGAEPGDLICVLSGDANKARTQLSALRMEIAERLGLRKKEEFAPLWVIDFPLLELDEETGHYHAMHHPFTSPKPGQLSLLDTDPGAVKANAYDLVLNGNEIGGGSIRIHDKQMQATMFKHLGFTPEEAKAQFGFLMDAFQYGAPPHGGLAFGLDRLVAILGGQETIRDFIAFPKNNSGRDVMIDAPAAIDQKQLKELGLKLDL
- a CDS encoding nucleoside deaminase, which encodes MINPFDDVYFMKKAFQEAEAAFEKGEVPVGAIVVVENRIIARGHNLTEQLIDVTAHAEMQAITAASNFLGGKYLQNCTLYVTLEPCQMCAGALYWSQISKIVYGARDMERGFIAMSSQLHPKTEVVGGVLEAEASEILKRFFIQKRNLN